One Theropithecus gelada isolate Dixy chromosome 17, Tgel_1.0, whole genome shotgun sequence genomic region harbors:
- the LOC112610953 gene encoding uncharacterized protein LOC112610953 — protein MRGLRAGFPAQGARLRSRGPRCHREGLGSVHHAPLCSRGLCGAGGLRKVAFTRHRSTPPAGRADLDGASLLGTWRGAPRARGGASASPPFGPGRHGAPGGRMTAGPGQAWETPRLRPAGTASCFTLDVGKTSEPRLCRL, from the coding sequence ATGCGCGGTCTCAGAGCCGGGTTTCCTGCCCAGGGAGCCCGGCTGCGCTCGAGGGGACCCCGATGTCACCGGGAGGGTCTGGGCTCGGTGCACCACGCCCCCCTCTGCTCCCGGGGCCTCTGCGGGGCCGGAGGTCTCAGGAAAGTAGCCTTTACGCGGCACCGATCGACACCCCCAGCCGGCCGGGCGGACCTGGACGGAGCGTCCCTGCTCGGGACCTGGCGCGGAGCGCCGCGCGCTCGTGGtggcgcctcggcctccccaccGTTCGGTCCCGGGAGGCACGGAGCTCCCGGCGGGAGAATGACGGCTGGGCCGGGCCAGGCGTGGGAGACTCCCAGACTCCGACCTGCCGGGACGGCCAGCTGCTTCACCTTGGACGTGGGCAAAACTTCGGAGCCTCGATTATGTCGCCTGTAA